The sequence TCACGACGGTCGGTGGCAACGTGCCGCTCAAGCTGACGACGGAGAATGCGCTCAAGGTGGTCGAGCTGGCCGGGCGCTCCGACGTCCCGGTCTATGCGGGCTGCACCGGGCCGATGGTGAAGAAGCTGATGACGGCCGAATATGTGCATGGCCCAACCGGCATGGATGGTGCCGACCTCCCTGCCCCGTCAGTCGCCGCGCAGGACGAGCACGCCGTCAACTATCTCGTCCGCACGATCATGGCGGCGCCGGAAGGCGAACTGACCGTCTGCACGCTCGGCCCGATGACCAATCTCGCCATGGCGATGGTCATGGAGCCTCGGATCATCCCGCGCCTGCGCGAAGTGGTCCTGATGGGCGGCGGCTTCTTCCAGGGCGGCAATGCGACCCCGGCAGCGGAATTCAACATCTTCGTCGACCCGCACGCGGCCCATGTCGTGTTTGAATCCGGCGTGCCGGTAACAATGTGCCCGATCGATTGCACCTATACCGCCGAAATGACCGTCGAATGGCTCGACCGGCTGCGGGCGACCGGCAAGCGGGCGGCGATCGAGGCGGCCAACATGGCCGATTTCTATCGCCAGTATGGCAGCCACAAATTCGCGACGACGGCGCGGCCGATCCATGACGCCTGCGTCACCGGCTATCTGCTGGCGCCGGAGATCTACGAGCAGCGCCAGTGCAACGTCACCATCGACATCGTCTCGCCGGAGACGATCGGCATGACCGTGGTCGACTGGTGGCATGTCACCGGCCGTCGCCGCAATTGCAACGTGCTGCGCCGGATCGATCCGGCGCCGTTCTTCGAATTGATGCTGGAGCGCATCGGTTCGCTCGACTGACGCAGCCCCGGCGCGTTCTCCTCGCAAGGTCCTGCCTGTCCCGACCGGACCGGGACAGGTTGTGGCCGGATTTTCCGGCCACAACCTCCGCGCCGCTGGGCTATGGTTGTCGCCTGTACGTCACCGATTGCTGGAGCGCGATTTGCCGAAGACCGACCGACCTGCCAGGCAAGGCACCAAGGAAACGCCGGCCGTTCGGCGCAAGACATTGACGCGCGAAGCCTGGATCGCCGCGGCGCTCAAGGTTCTCGAAAAGCGCGGCATCGCCGACGTGAAGATCGACGTGCTGGCCAAGCAATTCAAGGTGACGCGCGGCAGCTTCTATTTCCACTTCTCCAGCATCAAGGACCTGCGCGAAGCCCTGCTGGAAGAATGGCGCGCGCGCAATTGCCGGCCGTTCGAGGCGCTGGCTAGGAATCCGCACCCAGACGGGCTGGTGTTCTTCGAGATCATCGTGCTGACCTGGGTCAACGAGGACCCGTTCAGCCCGCTGCTCGACTTGGCCGTCCGCGATTGGTCGCGCGGATCGCGCAAGCTCGCCGACGAGATGGCGGCGGCGGACGATCTACGCATCTCGCTGCTGGAGAAGGCGTTCCTGGCGCTCGACTATCCGGCCGACGAGGCGCTCGTCCGCGCCCGCATCACCTATTTCCACCAGATCGGCCACTACACGCTGTATTTCCGCGAGTCGGCCGCCGACCGGAAGCGCTACCAGCCGATCTATGGCAAGGTCCTGCTCGGCCCCAACGCCGAAGCGGCAGAGGCGCGGCAAGCCGCCCCGCAGCGCCAGGACGGCTGAGCGGGCGCCCTGAAGCGTCAGACCAGTGCAGATGCCGTTCGGTGAACGTGCTGTTCACGAAAGGGCAGTCGACAGCGTCGGCCAAGTAGCCCACACCTGCGGCGACCATGATCCATCGCCCGTACCATCCCGTCCCCGGCCTCTCCGATTCCGCCCTCTCCCTGCAGGAGAGGCTCGAAGCGGGCGCTTTTGCGCTGGGGCGGTCTGCGCTGATTTTGCGACGCATGGATCTGATCCTGGGCCGGTCCGCACATCGGAACGTCGGCGCGCCCTAGCTTCCGTCTCGCGGACGCCATGTCGCTCCGCCGGCCCCTGACACGACGGATCGAAGCCTACTCCCCCATCGAGACAGCAAGGGGCCCGTAAGGCGCCACCCGCGGCTTTTCGATCCGTATCGAGAGAAGCTTCAGCCCTTTGGATGCCGCGCCTGGCGCTATCGCGACAGGCCCCACTCCCTCCCCGGCCTCACCCTGGGGCATGGAGCGAGGAGCGGCGGGGCGCTGTCCGCCACCTGGGCCGCCCGTATTTCGTGGGATCCCGGATGGGCTTCAGAAATTCTCATATAAGACAAGGACTAGAGATGATTTAAATTTCTGTTTTAATCGATATGAAAATCTGGCCGAGAAGATGACCCAATGCACTGGATCCCTGTTCGGCTGCCCCGACTCTCCATTCCTAACGTTGAACGAACCAACCTTAGCTATGGCGGCCCAAGCTTAGCGGCGACCTTGACTTGGTTAATCGCCGGAATTGTCGACGGCGCATGCGTCGGGCTGATTGCCACGCTCTTGGGTCTCTACACTTATATTTTGCCTAGCCTGCACGCGAGCGGGGGCCCTTCCACCAACCGGTTGCGTTTGCAGGGCGGAGAAATCCAGGGAGCGTTCGACAGACTGGAAGCCATTTCCGCAGACCGGTGCTCGCCGGACTTTCTCGCCGAAATGCGGGCCATCGTGCTGGAAAGCTATACGATCCGCGACGCGGCCTACCGGCAGGGCAATGTCGTCCTGTGCAGCAGCGGTGCGGGCCAGGTCCGGGTTTCCATCGATTCCTTCGGCCCTCCACTCTTTCGCGCGGTCAGTGGCGCGGAGACCTGGCGCAACGTCGAACTGCCCTCGGCTCCCGGGGTGAAGTCAACCATCATCATGAAGGGAAATTTCAGTCTGATGGTCGCCCCCACCGGCCAGCAGAGCCGGGGCGGCAGCCCGATCAGCACGGTTTTGGTCAATCCCCTGTCCGGGGCCGTCACGACGATTTACGGGCCCCGGGTAGGCCTCAGCGCTGCCGCACTGCTTTCGCACACGCCGATCCGCAAAGGGCTGCACATCATTTTTGCGGAATGCTTGGAAAGCTCGTTTGTCTGCCAGGTACAAGTGATTGGGCTGAAAGAAATCTGGCGCGAATTCAGCCTGCCGATTGTCCTGCTGGTCCTGCTGGGCTCGGCGATCGGAACTGGCGTCGCGCTTTTTATCCTCCAGGCCCAGCGCAGGCGGGCGACCTTCGAAAATCGGCTGCGGCGCGCGCTCGGCACCGGTGAAATCTCGCTCGAATACCAGCCGATCGTCGATCTTGGCAGCGGCCGGGTATCCGGCGCGGAAGCCTTGATGCGCTGGACGCTACGCTCGAACGAGAAAATCCCACCGACGGCCTTCATCGCCTGCGCGGAACAAAGCGCGCTGATTACCGACCTGACCTGCTTTGCCATCGAAACGGCGAGCCGGGAACTGCGCAGCCTGCTCAGCGACGAGCCGGATTTTGTGATCAGCATCAACATCGTGTCGCGGGACCTGACGGACCCACGATTCCTGCTGGCCCTGGAGACCCATATCGTCGCCAAGGGCATCAATCCCCGGCGCATCGCGCTGGAACTGACCGAGAGGCAGCCGATCGACACGCCAGGCGCCATGGCGACGATCCGGGCGCTGCATGCCAAGGGCTACCGGATCTATATCGACGACTTCGGCACCGGATACAGCAACCTGGCCTATCTGGGAGAACTGTCGGTCGACACGATCAAGGTCGACATGATCTTCACGCAGAGCGTCGGCAGCGACACCATCCGGGCCCGGCTGATTCCCTCGATCCTCGGCATGGCAAAGGACCTCGGAATCTCCGTGATCGTCGAGGGCATCGAGACGGAGGAGCAGGAGAGCTACTTCCAGTTGTCGGGAGCCAATTTTGCCCAGGGCTGGCGCTATAGCGCCAGTGTCCCTGCCGGAAGTCTGCTCGCCTTCGCCAATTCCAATCAACTGCCCTGGTCGCTTTGCCAGAACCACGGACGGCGTGTGGGATCTCTGGGCAAGGGCGTCTGAATCGGGATTACCCCTCCCGAGCACGCGATCTAGGGAAGCAGCAGGCCGACCCGCATGGTGAAGTCCATCGCCTCCAGGGCGAGCAGCGCGGAGATCGCCGCCCATATTTTGCCGGGAAGCCCCTTCAGCGAAGAAAGCCGTGACGGTGCAGGCTCTCCCTCGGCGCGGCACGCCTCGAAATCAACCAGGAACCGCAAGGACGAACCGGTCTTCGCCGCGTTGTCGTGCTGGATCGAATAGCGTCCACCCGGCTCGATCGACACCACCGTTCCCATATTGTCCTGGCCGCGGACCTTGGGCCAGACAACTCGGTCGCCGACGCGAAATCTCGGCTGGATCTCGTTCTCGGCCGCCCAGCGCAGCTGAAGCGCCTCCAGCCGCTCGGCCAGCAAGCGGCCGTAGCCGTCGAGGGCGGCATAGACGGCATCGTTGCAGCGCCACGCCTCATAGCGCGCCAGGTCCCGGCCCAGTTCACGGCCGTCCTTGGTGAAGTCGCCATAGGTCGCGATGTCGTGCGGGGCATCGGCAAGCCGGTCGGCCCGGATCAGCCCCGCCTCATGCATCTGCGCAGCCAGCTCGGCTGCAAGGCGCAGCCGGTCGGGAAAGGGCACATCCGTCGGGCGCACCAGCCCCGTCAGCAGCTCAGTCATGTTGGGCACCGTCAGGCCTGGTCGGCTTGGCATGGGCAGCAGCAACGATCATAGGACGACAATTCCCTTATGCTTGGCCTTGTTTGCCGGCTCGACATGGATACTGACCACGGCGCCGTCAACCGCGGCTTCCAGCGCTGATTCCAAGCGGTCGCAGACCGCATGGGCCGTCGCGATCTTCATTTCGCTGTCCACCACCAGGTGGAAATCGATGAAGGTGGCCGCCCCGGCATGCCGGGTCCGGAGGTCATGGGCCTCGATCGCTTCCGGCGCCTGGGTGGAGATAATGCCGCGTATCGTATCCAGAGTCTTGGCCGGAACCGCTTCATCGAGCAGCGCGCTGGCGCTTTCGCGCAGCACGCCATAGCCGCTCCAGAGGATATGCAGCCCCACCAGCGCCGCGATCGCCGCGTCGAGCACCACCATGCCGGTGACGACCACCAGGACGACGCCGACCAGGACGCCCAGCGAGGTCACCACATCGGCCAGCATATGCTTGCCGTCGGCCACGAGCGATGCCGAGCGGGCGCGCCGCCCGAAGCGAATGATCAGCAGCCCCCAGAAGGCATTGATCGCGGTCGCACCCATGCTGATGGTCAGGCCGAGCGCCGGCGCCTCGATCGGCTTCGGGTCCAGAAAGCCGGCCCACGCCTCATGGAAGATCAGGAGCGAAGCGACGATGATCATCACCCCGATCAGCACCGCCGAAAGATACTCGGCCTTGTGGTGGCCGAACGGATGATTGGCGTCGGCCGGGAGGGCGGAAACACGGATGGCGACGATGGCGGCCACCGAGGTGCCGACATTGATGATGCTTTCCAGGAAGTCCGAATAGAGCGCGAGGCTGCCCGTGACGGCGAAGGCGACATACTTGATGCCCAGCACGACGAAGCTCACAGCCAGGCTGCCGATCGCGAACTTCATGGCCTTTTTCATGGAAACCTTCGAGTGCATTGGCGCGGGGCGGGTCGGGCAAGTCTAGCATGCCTTGGTAGTGTGACGTCCTTGCCGGACGAAAGCGGCGAAAGCCGGTCCTGAAGGAGCGCGCCCACAAGAAAGGGCGCCCTTGCGAGATCGCCGCGAGAGCCCCTCCCCGCCGGGTGTCCGGATCGGAATCGCCGCCTGACAGCGGACTGACAGCTCGTTCCGCCACATTGCGTTGGCCGGCCGGTGGCCGTGCGAAACAGCAACCCCGGAGTTTCCCATGCGTATTGTCTCGACTGTCGCCCTCGCCGCCCTGTCGCTGCCGCTCCTGGCCGGCGTCGCCCTTGCCGGCCCCACCTGCACCAAGGAGCCCAAATCGGCCTGGATGAGCCAGGAGGCCATGAAGGCGAAGATCGCCGACATGGGCTACCAGAAGATCAAGACCTTCAAGGTCACGGGCTCGTGCTACGAGATCTATGGCTACGACAAGGCCAACAAGAAGGCCGAGGTCTATTTCAACCCGGTCGACGGCTCCATCGTGAAGGCCGAGATCGGTGATTGATCGCGGCGAGACAAGTGTCTCGCCCACGGATTGCCCGGTCGCCCCGAAAGGGGCGGCCACGATCCGCGTCTGGGACCCGATCGTCCGGCTCTTTCACTGGACCATCGTCACCGCCTGCATCCTCAACCTGTTCATTCTGGAACCCGGCCACGCGCTGCATCGCGCCGCCGGCTATACGGTCGCCGCGGCACTGGCGATCCGCCTGGTGTGGGGCTTCATCGGCACGCGCCATGCCCGCTTTTCCGATTTCTTCCCGACGCCGCGCCGACTGCTGCCCTATCTGCGCGCCCTGGTCCAACGCCGCGAGCCACGCCACCTGGGTCACAATCCCGCCGGCGCGGTCATGATGATCCTTCTCATGGTCCTGCTGTCGGGCGTATGCTTGACCGGTTGGATGATGGGCCTCGACGCTTTCTGGGGCGAGGACTGGCTGCAGGAAGTGCATGGCACGCTGGCAAATGCCATCATGGTGCTCGCGCTGTTCCATGCCGCCGCCGCGCTGTTCGAGAGCTTCCGGCATCGCGAGAACCTGGTTTTGTCGATGGTGACGGGTCGCAAGAAGGCATGAGGATCCTGCTCGTCGAAGACAGCCCGCGCCTTCGCGAGCTCCTCATTGAAACCATCCACAAGGCGGAATGGCGCGTGGACGGCGTCGAAACGGTCGCCGACGCCCGCGCCGCCATCGCGGTCGCGCCCTATGACCTGCTGCTCGTCGACCTCGGCCTGCCGGATGGCGACGGGCTCGATCTGGTCCGCGGCATCCGCGCCGATGGCCACACCATCCCCGTCCTGATAATGACCGCGCGCGGCGCGGTGGATGAACGGATCGCCGGCCTCGACGCCGGCGCGGACGACTATCTGGTCAAGCCGTTCAACCATTTCGAGCTGCTGGCGCGTTGCCGCGCGCTGCTGCGGCGCGCGCCGGCGCATGTCGCCGACCTGATCGAGCTGGGCCATGTCGCCTTCGACCCGACCAGCGCCGTCCTGTCCTGCGCCGGGGAGACCGTCGCGCTCTCGCCGCGCGAGCGCTCGGTGCTCGCCGTGCTGCTGCGCAACGCCGGAACGGTCGTACCCAAGGAGCGGATCGAGGCGAAGCTCTCCGAATTCGGCGATGAGCTCTCCGCCAATGCCATCGAGCTTGCCATATCGAGGCTTCGCAAGCGGCTGGAGGGAATCGAGGCCGGCCTGGCGATCGAGACGGTGCGCGGCGCCGGCTATCTCCTGCGGGACCTCACCCATGGCTGAGCGGGCGGCGCGCCGGCCCGGCCTGGTCGCGACGATCGCCTGGCGCATCGTCTTCTTCGCCGTCGTGGCGATGGCGGCGCAACTCGTCATCGTCTTCGCCGACTATTATTTCGACGATTCCGAACTCGGCTCGCTGATGATCGAGCGCGAGACGGCACTGCTGGCGCAGGGCATCTCCCGCAAGGATGGCCAGTGGGCCTTCGAGTTGCCGGCTTCGATCGGAGGGTTCGGCCCCGACAGCCCCACCCGCGTCGCCCGCATCCGAACCCTCGATGGCACGCGGATCTTCTCGAATTGCGGTGATCAATGCCGCGAGCATCTGCTGCCTGAGGAGATCGATCCGCCGGATCGCTGGACACGGCTTCTGAGCCAGGGCAAGCCGATCGCCGTGGCGGGCGGACGGTCCATGCAGATCGACGGCCAGGAAGTGGTGATCGAGATCGCCATCCTCGACAAGAACGAAGCGGTGATGTGGCGCGCACTGGGTCACGAATTCGCCGATCACCTCGCCATCCCCATGCTGCTGCAACTGGTGCTGGTCCTGGGCGGTTCGCTCGTCTCGACCTGGCTCGCGATGCGGCCGGTCAAGGCGGCGGCGCGCCAGGCCGGAGCCATCGACCCGCTCGACCCGGAGCACAAGATCGACATCAGCCAGATGCCGAGGGAAGTCGCGGAACTGGGCGTGGCGGTCAATCGCTCGCTCGCGCGGATCGGGCGGCTGATGCGCGAACAGAAGCTGTTCACCACGGCCGTCGCGCATGAGATCCGCACGCCGCTCGCCATGTTGCAGCTCGAGCTCGGCCAGATCGACAGTCCCCGCGCCCGGCGCATGGAAAAGGACGTCGAGGGGCTCGCCCGGTTCGTCGGCCAGATCACGGCGCTCGGCCGCCTCGAGGCGATCGAACGCAAGGGCTTCAAGCCGATCGACCTGGCCCAGCTTGGCCGGGGCGTGGTGGCCTCCATGGGGCCCTGGGTCTACGATCATGCGCACGCGATCGCCTTCGTGGAAAACGACGCCGGGGCCATGCTGGGGGATCGTGGGCTCCTGGAGGACGCCCTGATGAACCTCATCACCAACGCCGTCACGCATACGCCGCCCGGCACCGAGATCGAGCTTGGCGCCGGCCCGGGCCCCCGGATCGCGGTGGTCGACAAGGCGGGCCTCTATCACGCCGCGACAGGCGACGATGCGCCGATGGCCAAGGCCGGTGACAGCCTCGGCATGGGCCTTGAGATCGTCAAGCGGATCGCCGCGCTGCATGACGGCCGTTTCGCGATCTCGGCCGATCCGGCGACCGGCACGATGGCCGTGCTGACCTTCCCGCCGCTGGCTCCCAAGCCCGCGCCATGAGCCCCGCTTCCCTCCCGCACCCAGGAAACCGAAGATGCCACGTCATTTGACCCACCGGGAAAACCATCTGGTCCATCGCATCGGCTGGCTCCGAGCGGCGGTGCTCGGGGCCAATGACGGGATCCTCTCGACCTCCAGCCTGATCGTCGGAGTCGCCGCGGCGGCGTCCGGGCCGAGCGAAATCCTGCTGGCGGGCATCGCCGGCCTGGTGGCGGGCGCCATGTCGATGGCCGCCGGCGAATATGTTTCGGTGAGCTCGCAGGCCGACACCGAAAACGCCGATCTCGACCGGGAACGGGCGGAACTGGCGACCGATATCGAGGCCGAGCGACAGGAACTCGCCCAGATCTATGAGCAGAGAGGGCTGGACAGCGCTCTCGCCCGCCAGGTGGCCGAGCAACTGATGGCAAAGGATGCGCTCGGCGCGCATGCCCGCGACGAGCTCGGCATTTCCGAGATCACCACGGCCCGCCCCATCCAGGCGGCGATGGCATCGGCCGCGACCTTCTCCGTCGGCGCACTGATGCCGCTGCTGACAGCGTTGATAGCGCCGGCTTCCTGGGTGGTGCCGGCGGTGTCGATCGCCTCGCTCGCCTTTCTGGCCCTGCTCGGTGCCATCGGCGCCAAGGCCGGTGGCGCGAATGTGCTGAAAGCCACCATCCGCATGACCTTCTGGGGCGCGATCGCCATGGCAATCACCGCCGGCATCGGCGCGGCCTTCGGCACGGTCGTCTGACGCGCCGTCGCGTTCAAGACAGGAAACACCCAAGCGGCAAGACGGCACCGGAGCGGCCAACCTCCGCCTCCCCGGTCCCGATCGGGCTGAAGCGCCCTCCCCCGAACCCAGGTCCTCTCATTTTCTTTGACCGGTTGCGCAGGCCCTGATACTAAGGCACATGCCTTACCATTCGTCGCCACTCGATCTCGCCTTCCACGCACTCAGCGACCCGACGCGTCGCGCCGTGGTCTCGCGGCTGGCCGAGGGCGAGGCGCAGGTCAGCGCGCTGGCAGAGCCTTTCGACATGGCGCTGCCTTCCTTCGTCCAGCATCTCAAGGTGCTGGAGGATTGCGGCCTGATCGCCAGCGAGAAACGCGGCCGCAGCCGCTGGTGCCGGCTGGTGCAGCCGCGCTTCGAGGAAGCGGCGGACTGGATGGAAGCGGAGCGTCGACGCTGGGCCCAGCGGCTGGATCGGCTGGAAGCCTATTTGGACAAGAGGGAGGCGGAGGATGAAGGATATGACAAATCTGTTTGAGACCTGGTCGCTGGATCGGGAAATCGTGCTGGTGAAGCTTCTCGATCACCCGCGCGAAAAGGTGTTCGCCGCCTGGATGGACCCCGCGGCCTTGGCCGAATGGTATGGCCCGGCCGGCCTTCGCATCGAAAGCCACGAGGCCGATATCCGCGAGGGCGGGCTCTGGCGGTTCGACATGGTGGGCATGTTCGAAGGCCGGGAGCAGCGCTTCCCCAACCTGATGCGCTTTCTCGAGATCGTGCCGAACGAGCGGATCGTGATGGACTATGGCATGCCCGCCGACGA is a genomic window of Kaistia defluvii containing:
- a CDS encoding response regulator transcription factor, which translates into the protein MRILLVEDSPRLRELLIETIHKAEWRVDGVETVADARAAIAVAPYDLLLVDLGLPDGDGLDLVRGIRADGHTIPVLIMTARGAVDERIAGLDAGADDYLVKPFNHFELLARCRALLRRAPAHVADLIELGHVAFDPTSAVLSCAGETVALSPRERSVLAVLLRNAGTVVPKERIEAKLSEFGDELSANAIELAISRLRKRLEGIEAGLAIETVRGAGYLLRDLTHG
- a CDS encoding VIT1/CCC1 transporter family protein gives rise to the protein MPRHLTHRENHLVHRIGWLRAAVLGANDGILSTSSLIVGVAAAASGPSEILLAGIAGLVAGAMSMAAGEYVSVSSQADTENADLDRERAELATDIEAERQELAQIYEQRGLDSALARQVAEQLMAKDALGAHARDELGISEITTARPIQAAMASAATFSVGALMPLLTALIAPASWVVPAVSIASLAFLALLGAIGAKAGGANVLKATIRMTFWGAIAMAITAGIGAAFGTVV
- a CDS encoding sensor histidine kinase; translation: MAERAARRPGLVATIAWRIVFFAVVAMAAQLVIVFADYYFDDSELGSLMIERETALLAQGISRKDGQWAFELPASIGGFGPDSPTRVARIRTLDGTRIFSNCGDQCREHLLPEEIDPPDRWTRLLSQGKPIAVAGGRSMQIDGQEVVIEIAILDKNEAVMWRALGHEFADHLAIPMLLQLVLVLGGSLVSTWLAMRPVKAAARQAGAIDPLDPEHKIDISQMPREVAELGVAVNRSLARIGRLMREQKLFTTAVAHEIRTPLAMLQLELGQIDSPRARRMEKDVEGLARFVGQITALGRLEAIERKGFKPIDLAQLGRGVVASMGPWVYDHAHAIAFVENDAGAMLGDRGLLEDALMNLITNAVTHTPPGTEIELGAGPGPRIAVVDKAGLYHAATGDDAPMAKAGDSLGMGLEIVKRIAALHDGRFAISADPATGTMAVLTFPPLAPKPAP
- a CDS encoding cation diffusion facilitator family transporter, yielding MKKAMKFAIGSLAVSFVVLGIKYVAFAVTGSLALYSDFLESIINVGTSVAAIVAIRVSALPADANHPFGHHKAEYLSAVLIGVMIIVASLLIFHEAWAGFLDPKPIEAPALGLTISMGATAINAFWGLLIIRFGRRARSASLVADGKHMLADVVTSLGVLVGVVLVVVTGMVVLDAAIAALVGLHILWSGYGVLRESASALLDEAVPAKTLDTIRGIISTQAPEAIEAHDLRTRHAGAATFIDFHLVVDSEMKIATAHAVCDRLESALEAAVDGAVVSIHVEPANKAKHKGIVVL
- a CDS encoding nucleoside hydrolase, whose product is MAPRKIIIDTDPGQDDAFALLFALGSPGELEVVGVTTVGGNVPLKLTTENALKVVELAGRSDVPVYAGCTGPMVKKLMTAEYVHGPTGMDGADLPAPSVAAQDEHAVNYLVRTIMAAPEGELTVCTLGPMTNLAMAMVMEPRIIPRLREVVLMGGGFFQGGNATPAAEFNIFVDPHAAHVVFESGVPVTMCPIDCTYTAEMTVEWLDRLRATGKRAAIEAANMADFYRQYGSHKFATTARPIHDACVTGYLLAPEIYEQRQCNVTIDIVSPETIGMTVVDWWHVTGRRRNCNVLRRIDPAPFFELMLERIGSLD
- a CDS encoding cytochrome b/b6 domain-containing protein, with product MIDRGETSVSPTDCPVAPKGAATIRVWDPIVRLFHWTIVTACILNLFILEPGHALHRAAGYTVAAALAIRLVWGFIGTRHARFSDFFPTPRRLLPYLRALVQRREPRHLGHNPAGAVMMILLMVLLSGVCLTGWMMGLDAFWGEDWLQEVHGTLANAIMVLALFHAAAALFESFRHRENLVLSMVTGRKKA
- a CDS encoding TetR/AcrR family transcriptional regulator, whose amino-acid sequence is MPKTDRPARQGTKETPAVRRKTLTREAWIAAALKVLEKRGIADVKIDVLAKQFKVTRGSFYFHFSSIKDLREALLEEWRARNCRPFEALARNPHPDGLVFFEIIVLTWVNEDPFSPLLDLAVRDWSRGSRKLADEMAAADDLRISLLEKAFLALDYPADEALVRARITYFHQIGHYTLYFRESAADRKRYQPIYGKVLLGPNAEAAEARQAAPQRQDG
- a CDS encoding PepSY domain-containing protein, translated to MRIVSTVALAALSLPLLAGVALAGPTCTKEPKSAWMSQEAMKAKIADMGYQKIKTFKVTGSCYEIYGYDKANKKAEVYFNPVDGSIVKAEIGD
- a CDS encoding ArsR/SmtB family transcription factor encodes the protein MPYHSSPLDLAFHALSDPTRRAVVSRLAEGEAQVSALAEPFDMALPSFVQHLKVLEDCGLIASEKRGRSRWCRLVQPRFEEAADWMEAERRRWAQRLDRLEAYLDKREAEDEGYDKSV
- a CDS encoding EAL domain-containing protein; this translates as MHWIPVRLPRLSIPNVERTNLSYGGPSLAATLTWLIAGIVDGACVGLIATLLGLYTYILPSLHASGGPSTNRLRLQGGEIQGAFDRLEAISADRCSPDFLAEMRAIVLESYTIRDAAYRQGNVVLCSSGAGQVRVSIDSFGPPLFRAVSGAETWRNVELPSAPGVKSTIIMKGNFSLMVAPTGQQSRGGSPISTVLVNPLSGAVTTIYGPRVGLSAAALLSHTPIRKGLHIIFAECLESSFVCQVQVIGLKEIWREFSLPIVLLVLLGSAIGTGVALFILQAQRRRATFENRLRRALGTGEISLEYQPIVDLGSGRVSGAEALMRWTLRSNEKIPPTAFIACAEQSALITDLTCFAIETASRELRSLLSDEPDFVISINIVSRDLTDPRFLLALETHIVAKGINPRRIALELTERQPIDTPGAMATIRALHAKGYRIYIDDFGTGYSNLAYLGELSVDTIKVDMIFTQSVGSDTIRARLIPSILGMAKDLGISVIVEGIETEEQESYFQLSGANFAQGWRYSASVPAGSLLAFANSNQLPWSLCQNHGRRVGSLGKGV
- a CDS encoding SRPBCC family protein — encoded protein: MKDMTNLFETWSLDREIVLVKLLDHPREKVFAAWMDPAALAEWYGPAGLRIESHEADIREGGLWRFDMVGMFEGREQRFPNLMRFLEIVPNERIVMDYGMPADDDPERFRMTVTFDEQSDGKTVLTLRQLHPSAQRRREVIGFGAVEYGLQTLDGLAAWLDR